The genomic segment AGAGCTATCTTGATTATCTAATCAATGCTCTTTCCTGAGCTTGATTCTGGCAAGATTTTCTTGTGATCAAGGGGGCTCTTTGAGCCCCCTTTTTGATGGAATTCATGTTTGACGACGACTCATCCGGACCGACCTTCTGGAGCTGAACACGAATGCACAATGCCGAAATCCCATCGCTGGACGAATTGTTTGATGATCTGACGACTCATCCAAGTCCCAGGATTCAGGAGCAAGCGTCTTGGGTGATGGTCGATCACTATCCAGCGGAATCCATGCCACGTTTGATTGATTTAATTGAGAATCCTGACCCAGCGATTTACAGAGCTGCTGTTAAGGCGTTGGGCCTGTTTGGATTGGACGCTCTCGGTCCATTATGTAATAAATACCGTTCCAGCAAGAATCCTACTGTGCGCGCTTGCTGCATCAAGGCATTTGTACAAGTCTCTGCTAAACATCCTGATCAGGTGTTTACCGATAATGCGATGAAGGTTCTGGAGGATGGATTATCGGATGATGATCCTGTCGTTTCTCAGTCGGCTGTGATGGCAATTGCACAGGTGGGTAAGCAGAGCGCAACCCGAGCAGAAGCTCTGCCATTACTTTTAAATGTTTCGCGTGGCGATAACACTGCTCACGCGATATCTGCCATCATGGCCTTAGGTGAAATCAACAATATTGATGCCAATCAGGCGCTTGAAAATCTGATCAACGATACTACCCTTGATCCGATTATCAGTGAAATCGCCAAGTCTTCCTTGGAACGTTCTCAGATGAATAAACCGAAGAATTGAATTTATCTGTCAATCTGATTGATGGCAACAGCAAAAACTGCCTTTACATCGTTGTTTTGCTCTAGTTCTAGAGCTTGATTCAAGGCTTTTAGCGCATCCTCTGCCTCAAGTTTCATCAGCGACAAGGCGGCATTTTTTCTGACTTGAGGGCAGGTGTCTTCCAGAGAAGAGCATAGAAGTGGTGTTGCCTCTTCCGGATCCTGAAGCTTGCCCAGGAGTGTTGCTGCTTCAGCCCGAACTTCTTGATTGACGTCCTTGAGAGCTGATACTAATAACTCTTTCGCTTCTAAGTCTTGCAGCGATTGTATTTGATCTCCTAACGCTGAGATCGCAGCAACCCTTACTTCAGCATGCTCTGATCGAGCAGCGTCACGCAAGGCTTCAGGTGCTTTTGATCCAATGAAAGACAGGCCTAGGTTGGCGAGACCGATCTGAAATGGCGTGCAGTTTGGGTTATTCAGTATGCTCAGAATGGTCTCGATCGCTGGTGGTCCGATGGTGGCCATGGCGCCGGCTGAAGACCCCTGCACAACTGGATCCTCATCTTCGATAAATGCTTCATAGAGATAAGGGAGTGCATCGGCGCTGCCAATGATGTTGAGAGTTTTGGCTGCGGCCCTGCGAACAATCACATTCGAGTGGTTTCTCAATGCAGAGCACAAAGCCGGCAAGGCTGCCTCCCCGACTAAACCAAGGCTTTTGGCAAACGTCAAACGTAGTTTGCCTCGGTTATCACCAAGACCGGCAATCATTCGGCTAATTGATTCCTGATCCGAGTTCACAAGACACCCATCACTCAACTGCTGTTGAAGCGTCTTCGCCAATGATTGTGCCTCCTCAGTACTGAGCTCGAGATTCTGATCATCCATAGACGACGTGCCTGCTTCCCTTTTACGCGGGGCTGTACCTGATCCATTATCCTTCATGATTGAGCCAGGATCGTCCCCGAATGACTCAGTTCGTGTTGTCCCATAATCCTCAGGTGGCTTCTCAATCGCTGCCTGTCATGTCGGCATCGGAACTGGCCAATGGCTTAAGTGATCAGGGAATGCAGGGAGTGAACGTTAGTGCTTTGCAGCATCCACATTGGAAAGTTCGGGTTGATTCTGATCTCGATCCTGAATCACTCGCTCAAACGCTGCTTCAAGCCTGGCGACGTTTTCGCGAGAGTAACGGCGTTCAGACCGATTTCACGATTCTGGCTCTTGGTGGACGCAAAGATGGGGTTGCTATGTCGAATTCGTTATTGCAAACAGGGTCCTGGGGTGTGGATGTTGTGGAAACAGACCGGCCCTCTGAATTCTTGGGAAGTATTAATTGGGAAGGCTTGAAGTCAGGTCGCCCTGCTGATGCAATCTTCGAAATTCACGACGCTCCTCGTTAATTGATTTTTGGTTTTTTATGGCAGGACAGTTTGATAATATTCACCCGAGTTTATCCTTCGAAAAAGCTTTAGGGATTCTTGCAACTCCTGAGGAAGACTTGGATTTATCTAGCGATTACTACATGGCGGTGTGTCACCTTCTAAATTTTCCAGGTGATCGGACAGAAGATGCACTTCTGAACATTGCAAGTAATGAGTCTGATACTCAAGCAATTCGCTTGGCAAGACGAAAGTCACTTGAGATATTGGGTCGCTTGGGCTGCTCCAGGGCCTTACCAGTTTTAGCACGATGTCTTGACGATTCTGATCCTTATCTTGTTGAAAATGCCGTCTGGAGCCTTCTTCAGATTGGCAGCAATGACCCCGACGTCCATCAACGGCTGATGGACCTCCTGGTTGAGAATCAGGCGAATCAGCGCATCATTATTCAGTGCTTGGCTGGTCTTGATGTTCAAGAAGCAGTTGATGTCATCCAACAATGCCTGAAATCACCGACCGATTCTGTGAGGACGGCCGCTGGATCTGCTTTGTGCAGACTCACAGGTGATCGCGGATATCTTGATGCCCTCGAACCGTTGTTGTTCTCGGTGAGTCAGATGGATCGTCAGATGGTGATTGAAGATTTAGCCGATTGCGGGGGGATTGAGCTGTTGGACTCCATCCTCAAATCTCCAGTTTCTCCTGTTTTCCGCCTGCGCTTCGTTCAGGCAGTCTTGCCCCCTCTGGAGACGTCCTTGACGGCGAAATGGAATCTTCTAGACGTGCTGGATCAAATCCTTACCGATTCGCCCGACTCACTTCTGCTGAGACAAACTCTTGATATGGAGATGTCGATCAGTGAGTGTTTGGAAGGATTGTTTTCCAACGATTTTGCTCGCTGTTATCAATGTCTGTTGTATTTGAGTGGTGTTGATGGATCGAAGTTGGGGCCTTTGCTTTTGCAGCAATGGAATGATCGAGCGTTCAACGATTATGGGGCCCATTATTTCTTCGTGCGCCTGATCGGGCTTGTCTCTTCTTGGCCCGATGACACTATTTCGATATTGGAAAAATTGTTGTTGGAGGCTGTTGATAATTTAAGGCCGCAGTTCAGTAAATCAAGGCCTGCGGCGTTGTTGTCATTGTTGAATCTTTCGTCTAAGCAGTTATCCTCTCACTTCCTGATTGAAATCCTGGAGTCTTCCAACAGTTCCTGGCAGCTGCAGTATGCGGCTCTTATGGTTGCTGAGCAGTTGCCAGAGCGGGAACTGCTGATTCTGCACCAACATCTTGGTGCAGAGGGTCATCTTTCTGCGGCTCACGCATATGTCCGAAAAAAGCTCTCGCGCGTGTTGGCATGAAAAAAGCGCTGCAAAATCTTCGCAGCGCTGCACCAATCGTGCTTTCAAATCAGTTGAGGGAGTGATTTATTTGCAACCCCAGGCACGGAACACCACAGGCTTTTCTAATTTGGGGGGGTTGTGGCCTTTGAATTGCTGAGTCGGCAAGGTCACGCTGACACTGCCAGTGGTGATGGTGGTTTTGTTCAACATACGAGCGTTGAGCTGGCTGTAGATTCTGCTGCGAGAACCCAGGGCATTGTCACTGACAACACGGCTGGCTTCGAGATCCACCATGTTGTTGAAGCTGGCCGTTGTCATTCCAGCCAATGATCCGAGCGCCCGAGGATAAGGAACAATGTCGCTGCCGAAGACTTCGGTGTATTCAGCAGAATCAGTCAGCGCATGGATGACCGCCTCAAATCCATGTTCTGCCAGGATTGCAATGTATTTGCTTACCTCCGCATGATTGAGTGGCGGGCGTCCAAGGAGATGCTTGAAATTGAGTTCAATACCACGCTGTGGTGAAACGTTGTGGAAATACTGGTCTTTGTAAAACTGGGATGTAGCCAGACCGGCGACAAAGTCGCGGACGCAGATTTCACCATTGAGCAAGCGGGCTTCCAGTGAATCACATCGCTGGTTCAAGGTTGGATTTTTATTGCCAAATACCTGCCTGTAGGCAGCAGTGATCACCGCATCAAGGGCTTCACGGTCACTGGGATTGAACTCGTCAAAGAGGGGTCGGTGCGGGCATTCACCGTACTTACGGGGGCCAATGGCGATTGCCATGTTGGAGCAGGCCTGCCGATTGAACTCTGCAATCGTTAATGCTGCACCTGAAGAGGTGGATGGAGAGGTTGCATAGCCAACAGGTTCATGCCTGCGCGCCTCAACGAGAAATTTTTTGGAGCGACTTTCGATTTTCAGCATGTTGATTGTGGTTGGAAAGGTGAGTTCGTCTTGGTGTGTTCGCTGCTTGGCTCCTCTTGAGGGTTCAACAAGGTGAGTGGCATGAACACAAAAAATGAGCGTCAATATATTATTCTGATTTTCTTCGTTAGTAGTGCGAATGATGTTTTTGAACTAAAAAATAATAATACTTAAGAACTAGTTGGTCGCCGTAACGTGATGAATGGGCAGCTCAATTGGATAAAAAAAAGGGCGGGTAGATCCCGCCCTTAATCCTGATAGGGATTGTTGGATCAGCCCAGGGAGTTGATCACATAGTCGAGCAGACCGGTGTACTCAACAAGAGCTTGGGAGCTCATGTCGCGAGGGGCACAGCCGCGGTTGCGGATGTAGGTGAAACCAGCGATGTAGGTGCCGGCGTCGATGCTGAGAGCCTTGTAGACCTCACGCTGACCATTGATGGCGAGCTCATCGAGAGGACCAGTGCCGCCGGTGACGAGGCAGTAGTTGATCAGACGCAGATAGTGGACGAAGTCGCGCTTGCACTTGTCCTTACCTTCGGTGGCGCAGCGACGGGGCTGACGTCCGGTGGCGCCGTTGGGGAACTGTTGATAAACAGCGTCAACAGCTTCCTGAGCAACTGCGTCGTAGTTGCTTGCAAGCTTTTCTGCAGCTTCGAGGCGGGCAGCAGCACGCTGGATTGAACCCTGGACGGCTTCCAGATCGGAGCTGGAGGGGAAACGGGATGCGCTGTCAGCGGAGCCGATGACAGTGGTGAGTACAGACTTCATGAAAATGCAGTGAAGGTGGGTTGAGAAAAACCGTTTTGGCTCAGCTGATGGCGCTGATCACCATGTCGAAGTAGCTCGATGCTTCGGCAGACAGAGCAGAGCAGTCACCCTGGGTGACAGCCATTTTGCGCTTGGGCTCTGTGGTGTTGTTGGTGTTGGTGATCATCGTGGTGGCGGATGCCTTCATGATCGCCACGGCACGGGCAGCGGAGCCGGTGGGAACACCCAGAGCTGCATAGGTCTCACGAAGACCGTTCAGGCAGCGA from the Synechococcus sp. KORDI-100 genome contains:
- a CDS encoding HEAT repeat domain-containing protein, with product MHNAEIPSLDELFDDLTTHPSPRIQEQASWVMVDHYPAESMPRLIDLIENPDPAIYRAAVKALGLFGLDALGPLCNKYRSSKNPTVRACCIKAFVQVSAKHPDQVFTDNAMKVLEDGLSDDDPVVSQSAVMAIAQVGKQSATRAEALPLLLNVSRGDNTAHAISAIMALGEINNIDANQALENLINDTTLDPIISEIAKSSLERSQMNKPKN
- a CDS encoding HEAT repeat domain-containing protein produces the protein MDDQNLELSTEEAQSLAKTLQQQLSDGCLVNSDQESISRMIAGLGDNRGKLRLTFAKSLGLVGEAALPALCSALRNHSNVIVRRAAAKTLNIIGSADALPYLYEAFIEDEDPVVQGSSAGAMATIGPPAIETILSILNNPNCTPFQIGLANLGLSFIGSKAPEALRDAARSEHAEVRVAAISALGDQIQSLQDLEAKELLVSALKDVNQEVRAEAATLLGKLQDPEEATPLLCSSLEDTCPQVRKNAALSLMKLEAEDALKALNQALELEQNNDVKAVFAVAINQIDR
- a CDS encoding DUF2656 family protein — protein: MTQFVLSHNPQVASQSLPVMSASELANGLSDQGMQGVNVSALQHPHWKVRVDSDLDPESLAQTLLQAWRRFRESNGVQTDFTILALGGRKDGVAMSNSLLQTGSWGVDVVETDRPSEFLGSINWEGLKSGRPADAIFEIHDAPR
- a CDS encoding HEAT repeat domain-containing protein, with the protein product MAGQFDNIHPSLSFEKALGILATPEEDLDLSSDYYMAVCHLLNFPGDRTEDALLNIASNESDTQAIRLARRKSLEILGRLGCSRALPVLARCLDDSDPYLVENAVWSLLQIGSNDPDVHQRLMDLLVENQANQRIIIQCLAGLDVQEAVDVIQQCLKSPTDSVRTAAGSALCRLTGDRGYLDALEPLLFSVSQMDRQMVIEDLADCGGIELLDSILKSPVSPVFRLRFVQAVLPPLETSLTAKWNLLDVLDQILTDSPDSLLLRQTLDMEMSISECLEGLFSNDFARCYQCLLYLSGVDGSKLGPLLLQQWNDRAFNDYGAHYFFVRLIGLVSSWPDDTISILEKLLLEAVDNLRPQFSKSRPAALLSLLNLSSKQLSSHFLIEILESSNSSWQLQYAALMVAEQLPERELLILHQHLGAEGHLSAAHAYVRKKLSRVLA
- a CDS encoding phycobilisome rod-core linker polypeptide, translating into MLKIESRSKKFLVEARRHEPVGYATSPSTSSGAALTIAEFNRQACSNMAIAIGPRKYGECPHRPLFDEFNPSDREALDAVITAAYRQVFGNKNPTLNQRCDSLEARLLNGEICVRDFVAGLATSQFYKDQYFHNVSPQRGIELNFKHLLGRPPLNHAEVSKYIAILAEHGFEAVIHALTDSAEYTEVFGSDIVPYPRALGSLAGMTTASFNNMVDLEASRVVSDNALGSRSRIYSQLNARMLNKTTITTGSVSVTLPTQQFKGHNPPKLEKPVVFRAWGCK
- the mpeA gene encoding class 2 C-phycoerythrin subunit alpha, whose translation is MKSVLTTVIGSADSASRFPSSSDLEAVQGSIQRAAARLEAAEKLASNYDAVAQEAVDAVYQQFPNGATGRQPRRCATEGKDKCKRDFVHYLRLINYCLVTGGTGPLDELAINGQREVYKALSIDAGTYIAGFTYIRNRGCAPRDMSSQALVEYTGLLDYVINSLG